One window of Ziziphus jujuba cultivar Dongzao chromosome 5, ASM3175591v1 genomic DNA carries:
- the LOC132803821 gene encoding uncharacterized protein LOC132803821, whose product MDSDYQRRFWDSEISRAKVNCRSNFWKAVSDIKFKLTPSQIKKFEDSCFGHFLKANEIQFSGHIVNSMLYRQCVCDDKNSMVFNFGGRGARFTRRDFTIITGLRFGYEPNRRVNISTRISDTYFGGKRKVTNSEIIEAFMTSQCQDDDEADDDRLKLALLYILEMVLLGKESMATAPHNHLEMVDDLEYFNNYPWGTLSYTTTIRSLKSAFEHRESMVLNKSKSYSLCGFPLAFMIWGFETIPSLSQAFGKKLPDMVFPRILNWCISQVPRFEKATELFDHRDYPVHGLMNITEFECAYIGKIAWDVRHDSTPYNVAPAV is encoded by the exons atggattcagattaccaacgaaggttttgggactcggagatatcgagggccaaggttaattgtagatcgaacttctggaaagccgtgtcggatattaagttcaagctgactccatcccaaataaagaagttcgaggatagctgttttggccactttttgaaggccaacgagatacaatttagtggccacatcgtcaatAGCATGCTATATAGGCAATGTGTTTGTGACGACAAGaattctatggtattcaattttggaggacgtggtgctagatttacgcggagagacttcaccataattacaggtctacggtttggttacgaacccaataggcgagttaacatctctactcgtattagtgacacgtattttggcGGAAAGCGAAAGGTCACTAACTCGGAGATAATCGAAGCTTTCATGACCTCACAGTGTCAAGACgatgatgaagccgacgatgatagattgaagttggctttattatatatCCTAGAGAtggttcttctaggcaaagaaagcatggccaccgcacctcataatcacttggagatggtggacgatttagaatacttcaataactatccatggggtactttatcatatactaccaccattagatcgttgaagagtgcttttgagcatagagagtcTATGGttttaaacaagtcaaagagttatagtctttgtgggtttcctttggctttcatg atttggggttttgagacaattccttcgttAAGTCAAGCATTCGGAAAAAAGTTGCCGGACATGGTattccctcgaattcttaattggtgtatttcacaagtgccaagatttgagaaggccactgaactcttcgatcatcgtgat tatcccgttcatggcttaatgaatATAACTGAATTTGAGTGTGCATATATCGGCAAAATTGCATGGGATGTACGTCATGACAGTACTCCATACAATGTTGCACCTGCTGTCTGA